In one Brassica oleracea var. oleracea cultivar TO1000 chromosome C9, BOL, whole genome shotgun sequence genomic region, the following are encoded:
- the LOC106317808 gene encoding calmodulin-binding transcription activator 2: MADRGSFGFAPQLDIQQLLSEAQHRWLRPAEICEILRNYQKFHIASEPPNRPPSGSLFLFDRKVLRYFRKDGHNWRKKKDGKTVKEAHEKLKVGSIDVLHCYYAHGEDNENFQRRCYWILEQELMHIVFVHYLEVKGNRISSSGIKETNSNSLTGSTSVNIDSTANTSSTLSPLCEDADSGNRDGWIHGNRVKESDSQRLVGVPALDASFENPLARYQNLPYNPLLTQTNPSNAGLMSVEGHLRSPLQNQVNWQIPVQDSLPLQKWPMDSHGTDLALHENFGTFSSLIGSQNQQQQPIGGSSFQAPFTSVEAAYIPKFGPEDLLYEASANQTLPLRKSLLKKEDSLKKVDSFSRWVSNELAEMEDLQMQSSSGGIGWTSVETAAAASSLSPSLSKDQRFTMIDFWPKWTQTDTAVEVMVIGTFLLSPEEVTSYSWACMFGEVEVPAEILVDGVLCCHAPPHEVGQVPFYITCSDRFSCSEVREFDFLPGSARKLNTADIYGAYTNEASLHVRFENLLARVSSAQEHNVFEDVGEKRRKISRIMLLKDEKESFLTSTVEKDLTAVEAKERLVREEFEDKLYLWLIHKVTEEGKGPNILDEDGQGVLHLAAALGYDWAIKPILAAGVSINFRDANGWSALHWAAFSGREDTVALLVSLGADSGAVTDPSPELPLGKTASDLAYGNGHRGISGFLAESSLTSYLEKLTVDGKEDSSTDSSRAKAVQTVAERTATPMSYGDVPETLSMKDSLTAVLNATQAADRLHQVFRMQSFQRKQLSEIGDKNEFGLSDELAVSFAAGKSKKAGGHSSGAAVHAAAVQIQKKYRGWKKRKEFLLIRQRIVKIQAHVRGHQVRKQYRAIIWSVGLLEKIILRWRRKGSGLRGFKRDAVTKAPEPVCAAPAQEDDYDFLKEGRKQTEERLQKALTRVKSMAQYPEARAQYRRLLTVVEGIRENEASSSSAMNNNNNNTEEAANYNEEDDLIDIDSLLDDDTFMSLAFE; encoded by the exons ATGGCGGATCGTGGATCTTTCGGATTTGCCCCTCAATTAG ATATTCAACAGTTGCTGTCAGAAGCACAACACAGGTGGCTGAGACCTGCTGAGATTTGTGAGATTCTTCGAAACTACCAGAAGTTTCATATTGCGTCAGAGCCTCCCAACCGACCACCCA GTGGTTCACTCTTTCTGTTTGATAGGAAGGTGCTCAGATATTTTAGGAAAGATGGGCACAACTGGAGGAAGAAGAAAGATGGTAAAACGGTGAAAGAGGCTCACGAAAAGCTCAAG GTAGGAAGCATTGATGTATTACATTGTTACTATGCACATGGGGAAGACAATGAGAATTTCCAGAGGCGTTGCTACTGGATACTTGAACA GGAACTGATGCATATTGTTTTTGTCCACTACTTGGAGGTTAAG GGTAATCGGATAAGTTCTAGTGGAATTAAAGAAACCAATTCAAATTCTCTGACTGGCTCCACTTCTGTGAACATTGATTCAACAGCAAACACATCCAGCACATTGTCACCACTATGTGAAGATGCTGATTCTG GAAACCGAGATGGTTGGATTCATGGGAATAGAGTCAAAGAAAGCGACTCCCAAAGATTAGTGGGTGTCCCAGCATTAGATGCTTCCTTTGAGAATCCATTGGCAAGATACCAGAACCTACCTTATAATCCTCTGTTGACTCAGACAAATCCTTCTAATGCTGGATTAATGTCCGTGGAAGGGCATCTCAGAAGCCCTCTTCAAAACCAAGTAAATTGGCAG ATTCCAGTTCAGGACAGCTTGCCATTGCAAAAATGGCCCATGGACTCCCATGGTACTGACCTGGCCTTACATGAGAATTTTGGGACGTTTTCGAGTCTTATCGGCAGTCAAAACCAGCAGCAGCAGCCTATTGGGGGTAGTAGTTTTCAAGCTCCGTTTACAAGTGTTGAAGCAGCATACATACCTAAATTTGGCCCTGAGGATCTGCTATACGAAGCAAGTGCTAACCAAACGCTACCTCTAAGGAAATCACTGTTGAAGAAAGAGGATAGTTTGAAAAAAGTTGACAGTTTCTCTCGGTGGGTTAGCAACGAGCTCGCCGAGATGGAGGACTTGCAGATGCAGTCTTCTTCCGGGGGTATTGGGTGGACCTCTGTTGAAACTGCAGCTGCTGCGTCTTCCTTAAGCCCTTCCTTGTCCAAGGATCAGCGCTTCACCATGATAGACTTTTGGCCCAAATGGACTCAGACAGACACAGCAGTTGAG GTCATGGTTATTGGGACGTTTCTGTTGAGTCCTGAGGAAGTAACTAGCTACAGCTGGGCATGCATGTTTGGAGAAGTGGAGGTTCCTGCTGAGATTCTAGTGGACGGTGTTCTTTGCTGTCATGCTCCTCCTCATGAAGTTGGTCAAGTCCCGTTCTACATTACATGTTCCGACAGATTCTCTTGCAGCGAAGTACGAGAGTTTGATTTCCTTCCTGGCTCTGCGAGAAAGCTAAACACTGCGGACATTTACGGTGCCTATACAAATGAAGCATCGCTTCATGTTCGGTTTGAAAATCTCCTGGCTCGCGTATCTAGTGCTCAGGAACACAATGTATTTGAGGATGTTGGGGAGAAACGAAGAAAAATCAGTAGAATCATGTTGCTTAAAGATGAAAAGGAGTCCTTCCTCACATCGACAGTTGAGAAAGATTTAACTGCGGTGGAAGCAAAGGAGCGACTTGTTAGGGAAGAGTTTGAAGATAAATTATATTTATGGCTAATCCACAAGGTGACTGAAGAGGGGAAGGGTCCAAATATACTTGATGAAGATGGACAGGGTGTCTTACACCTTGCTGCAGCGTTAGGGTATGATTGGGCTATAAAGCCAATTTTGGCAGCAGGAGTTAGCATCAACTTCCGAGATGCAAATGGGTGGTCTGCTCTTCATTGGGCTGCATTCAGTGGCAG GGAGGATACTGTTGCTCTACTTGTCTCTCTAGGTGCTGATTCTGGAGCAGTAACAGACCCATCTCCGGAGCTTCCTCTGGGCAAAACAGCTTCCGACTTGGCTTACGGAAACGGACACAGGGGAATCTCAGGTTTCCTTGCAGAGTCTTCCCTCACCAGCTACCTCGAGAAGCTAACAGTGGACGGCAAGGAAGACAGCTCCACTGACTCCTCTAGAGCAAAAGCTGTTCAAACGGTAGCCGAGCGGACAGCTACTCCTATGAGTTACGGTGATGTACCTGAAACGCTGTCGATGAAGGATTCTCTCACTGCCGTCTTGAACGCGACGCAAGCGGCTGATCGTCTTCATCAAGTATTTAGGATGCAGTCGTTCCAGAGGAAACAGCTGTCTGAGATTGGGGACAAGAACGAGTTTGGTTTGTCCGATGAGTTGGCTGTTTCTTTTGCAGCTGGGAAGAGTAAGAAGGCGGGAGGACACAGTAGCGGCGCTGCTGTTCATGCCGCTGCTGTTCAGATTCAGAAAAAGTACCGTGGTTGGAAGAAGAGAAAGGAGTTTCTTTTGATCCGACAAAGAATCGTCAAGATTCAG GCTCATGTGAGAGGACATCAAGTGAGGAAACAATACAGAGCCATTATATGGTCTGTAGGATTACTCGAGAAGATCATCTTGCGGTGGAGACGCAAAGGTAGCGGCCTACGCGGTTTCAAACGCGATGCAGTCACTAAGGCACCTGAGCCTGTATGTGCTGCTCCGGCACAAGAAGATGACTATGACTTTCTCAAGGAAGGAAGGAAACAAACCGAGGAAAGGCTTCAAAAGGCTCTCACCAGAGTCAAGTCTATGGCTCAGTATCCAGAAGCACGTGCTCAGTACCGTAGGCTATTGACTGTTGTCGAAGGCATCCGCGAGAACGAG GCTTCTTCTAGCTCAGCTATGAACAACAACAACAACAACACAGAGGAAGCTGCGAATTACAACGAGGAAGATGATTTGATCGACATTGATTCTCTTTTGGATGATGATACTTTCATGTCTCTTGCATTTGAATGA
- the LOC106317504 gene encoding splicing factor 3B subunit 1-like has protein sequence MADLDPEIAKTQEERRKIEAELASLTSVNFDRDLYGGNDRDSYVTSIAPNDEEDSNLDATGSLVAQRLASYTAPKSILNDVARAHVEDDDGGFKPRQTIAEREGDYRNRRLNRVLSPDRVDPFAMGEKTPDPSVRTYNDHMRETAVQREREETMRLIAKKKKEAEEAAKEQKDSAPAASSKRRNRWDHAEEDGGGGKKAKASDSDWDVAESAPGIGKWDATPGRAGDATPSAGRRGRNRWDETPTPGRVTDSDATPGGGVTPGATPSGVTWDATPKGSATPTPKRQRSRWDETPATMGSATPMGGMTPTAAYTPGVTPFGGIDMATPTPSQLNLRGAMTPEQYNLARWEKDIEERNRPLSDEELDAMFPTEGYKVLDPPASYVPVRTPARKAMGTPTPMTTPGYVIPEEHRGQQFDVPQELPDGLPFMKPEDYQYFAALLNEENEEELSPDEQKERKIMKLLLKVKNGTPAQRKTALRQLTDKARELGAGPLFNKILPLLMQPTLEDQERHLLVKVIDRILYKLDELVRPFVHKILVVIEPLLIDEDYYARVEGREIISNLSKAAGLATMIAAMRPDIDNIDEYVRNTTARAFSVVASALGIPALLPFLKAVCQSKKSWQARHTGIKIVQQIAILIGCAVLPHLRSLVEIIEHGLSDENQKVRTITALSLAALAEAAAPYGIESFDSVLKPLWKGIRSHRGKVLAAFLKAIGFIIPLMDAIYASYYTKEVMVILIREFQSPDEEMKKIVLKVVKQCVSTEGVEPDYIRSDILPEFFKHFWVRRMALEKRNYKQLVETTVEIANKVGVADIVARVVEDLKDESEPYRRMVMETIDKVITNLGASDIDSRLEELLIDGILYAFQEQTTDDTNVMLNGFGAVVNGLGQRVKPYLPQICGTIKWRLNNKSAKVRQQAADLISRIAVVMKQCGEEQLMGHLGVVLYEYLGEEYPEVLGSILGALKAIVNVIGMTKMTPPIKDLLPRLTPILKNRHEKVQENCIDLVGRIADRGAEFVPAREWMRICFELLEMLKAHKKGIRRATVNTFGYIAKAIGPQDVLATLLNNLKVQERQNRVCTTVAIAIVAETCSPFTVLPALMNEYRVPELNVQNGVLKSLSFLFEYIGEMGKDYIYAVTPLLEDALMDRDLVHRQTAASAVKHMALGVAGLGCEDALVHLLNFIWPNIFETSPHVINAVMEAIEGMRVALGAAVILNYCLQGLFHPARKVREVYWKIYNSLYIGAQDTLVAAYPVLEDEQNNVYSRPELTMFV, from the coding sequence ATGGCGGATCTAGATCCAGAGATCGCTAAAACTCAGGAAGAGAGGCGTAAGATCGAAGCAGAGCTCGCTTCCCTCACTTCCGTGAACTTCGATCGCGATCTCTACGGAGGCAACGACCGTGATTCCTATGTAACCTCCATCGCGCCGAACGACGAGGAGGATTCGAATCTGGACGCCACCGGCTCCCTCGTGGCTCAGCGTCTCGCCTCTTACACCGCTCCCAAGTCTATCCTCAACGACGTGGCTCGCGCTCACGTCGAGGATGACGACGGAGGGTTCAAGCCTAGGCAGACTATCGCGGAGCGCGAGGGTGATTATCGTAACAGGAGGCTTAACCGAGTTTTATCTCCGGATAGAGTTGATCCGTTTGCTATGGGGGAGAAGACTCCGGATCCGAGTGTTAGGACTTATAATGATCATATGAGGGAGACGGCTGTGCAGAGGGAGAGGGAGGAGACTATGAGGCTTATTGCTAAGAAGAAGAAAGAAGCGGAGGAAGCTGCCAAGGAGCAGAAAGACTCTGCTCCTGCTGCTTCTTCCAAGAGGAGGAACAGATGGGACCATGCTGAAGAAGATGGTGGTGGTGGAAAGAAAGCTAAAGCTTCGGATTCGGATTGGGATGTAGCTGAATCAGCTCCTGGGATTGGGAAATGGGACGCAACTCCAGGGAGAGCTGGTGATGCCACACCATCTGCTGGAAGGAGGGGGAGGAACAGATGGGACGAGACTCCTACTCCTGGACGTGTGACTGATTCCGATGCAACACCAGGTGGGGGTGTTACTCCAGGTGCAACTCCTTCAGGTGTTACTTGGGACGCGACTCCGAAAGGGTCTGCTACGCCAACACCGAAGCGTCAACGTTCTAGGTGGGATGAGACACCTGCCACTATGGGAAGTGCTACACCTATGGGTGGAATGACTCCTACTGCTGCTTACACTCCTGGTGTCACTCCGTTTGGGGGAATTGATATGGCTACTCCAACTCCGAGTCAGCTTAATCTGCGTGGTGCTATGACTCCGGAGCAGTACAATTTGGCGAGGTGGGAGAAGGATATTGAAGAGAGAAACAGACCGTTGAGTGATGAAGAACTTGATGCCATGTTTCCTACAGAAGGATACAAGGTGTTGGACCCGCCTGCTTCTTATGTTCCTGTCAGAACCCCTGCTAGGAAGGCTATGGGAACCCCGACACCCATGACAACTCCTGGCTACGTTATCCCCGAGGAACACCGTGGGCAGCAGTTTGATGTGCCTCAGGAGCTTCCTGATGGGCTGCCGTTTATGAAACCAGAGGATTATCAGTATTTTGCAGCGCTGTTGAATGAAGAGAACGAAGAAGAGCTGTCTCCTGACGAGCAGAAAGAACGCAAGATCATGAAACTGTTGCTCAAGGTCAAAAACGGAACGCCTGCTCAGAGGAAAACAGCTCTAAGGCAGCTTACTGATAAGGCTCGTGAGCTTGGTGCTGGTCCTTTGTTTAATAAAATCCTGCCGTTGCTCATGCAACCAACTTTGGAAGATCAAGAGAGGCATCTTTTGGTGAAAGTAATTGATAGGATTCTGTACAAACTTGATGAGCTGGTGAGGCCCTTCGTCCACAAGATTCTGGTTGTTATTGAGCCCTTGCTGATTGATGAAGATTACTATGCTCGTGTTGAAGGGAGAGAAATTATTTCGAACCTTAGCAAAGCAGCAGGCTTAGCCACGATGATTGCAGCTATGCGTCCCGATATAGACAACATTGATGAGTATGTGAGGAACACAACAGCAAGAGCTTTCAGTGTGGTGGCTTCAGCTCTTGGAATCCCTGCACTCTTGCCGTTCCTGAAAGCCGTTTGCCAGAGTAAGAAGTCATGGCAGGCGCGGCACACTGGGATTAAGATTGTCCAGCAGATTGCCATACTAATCGGCTGTGCTGTTTTACCTCATTTGAGGTCTCTGGTGGAAATTATCGAACATGGTCTCAGTGATGAAAATCAGAAGGTTAGGACCATTACGGCCTTATCGCTGGCTGCTCTTGCCGAAGCTGCTGCTCCTTATGGTATCGAGAGCTTTGACTCTGTTCTGAAGCCTCTGTGGAAAGGTATTAGGTCTCACCGTGGAAAAGTCTTGGCTGCGTTCTTGAAGGCGATTGGTTTTATCATTCCCTTGATGGATGCTATATACGCGAGCTATTACACAAAAGAAGTGATGGTTATCCTTATTCGCGAGTTCCAGTCACCTGATGAAGAGATGAAGAAGATTGTCCTCAAGGTGGTGAAACAGTGTGTAAGCACAGAAGGGGTTGAACCGGATTACATCCGCAGCGATATTCTGCCTGAGTTTTTCAAGCATTTCTGGGTTAGGAGAATGGCTCTAGAGAAGAGAAACTATAAGCAGCTTGTTGAAACTACAGTTGAGATTGCGAACAAGGTTGGCGTTGCTGATATCGTGGCGAGGGTTGTTGAAGATCTTAAAGACGAGAGTGAACCCTACCGCCGTATGGTTATGGAAACCATTGACAAGGTTATCACAAACTTGGGAGCATCTGATATTGATTCGAGATTGGAGGAGCTGCTCATAGATGGCATTCTTTATGCTTTCCAAGAGCAGACAACCGACGATACTAACGTGATGCTTAATGGGTTCGGTGCTGTGGTGAATGGTCTTGGTCAGCGAGTGAAGCCTTACCTTCCTCAGATCTGTGGTACCATCAAGTGGAGATTAAACAACAAGAGTGCAAAGGTGAGACAACAAGCCGCTGATCTTATTTCCAGAATTGCTGTTGTGATGAAGCAGTGTGGAGAGGAACAGTTGATGGGACATCTAGGTGTTGTTTTGTACGAGTATCTCGGAGAAGAGTACCCTGAAGTCTTGGGATCAATTCTTGGAGCTCTAAAAGCAATTGTCAACGTGATTGGTATGACAAAGATGACTCCTCCTATTAAGGATCTGCTTCCAAGACTGACTCCCATTTTGAAGAACAGGCATGAGAAAGTGCAAGAGAATTGTATCGACCTTGTTGGTAGAATTGCTGATCGTGGTGCTGAGTTTGTTCCAGCGAGGGAATGGATGAGAATCTGTTTCGAGCTTCTTGAGATGCTCAAAGCTCATAAGAAAGGTATTCGACGTGCCACTGTCAACACTTTCGGGTACATAGCCAAAGCCATTGGACCGCAAGACGTTCTAGCCACGTTACTGAACAATCTCAAAGTCCAAGAGCGGCAGAACCGTGTCTGCACCACAGTCGCAATCGCCATAGTCGCTGAAACGTGCTCTCCGTTTACTGTCTTGCCCGCTCTGATGAACGAGTACCGTGTTCCAGAGCTCAACGTCCAAAACGGTGTCCTCAAATCCCTCTCTTTCCTCTTCGAGTACATTGGAGAAATGGGCAAGGATTACATATACGCGGTCACGCCGTTGCTCGAAGACGCGCTCATGGACAGAGACTTGGTTCACAGACAAACCGCAGCTTCAGCAGTGAAACACATGGCGTTAGGTGTAGCGGGTCTGGGATGCGAAGACGCTTTGGTTCACTTGCTCAACTTCATCTGGCCCAACATCTTCGAGACATCTCCTCACGTTATCAACGCTGTGATGGAAGCAATTGAAGGAATGAGAGTCGCGCTGGGTGCAGCAGTTATACTGAACTATTGTCTGCAGGGTTTGTTTCATCCGGCTCGCAAAGTCCGTGAGGTGTATTGGAAGATTTACAATTCGCTCTACATTGGTGCTCAGGACACGCTTGTTGCTGCTTACCCGGTCCTTGAAGACGAGCAGAACAATGTTTATAGCCGACCAGAGTTAACGATGTTTGTGTGA